The Musa acuminata AAA Group cultivar baxijiao chromosome BXJ2-2, Cavendish_Baxijiao_AAA, whole genome shotgun sequence genome contains the following window.
CCCAGATAAAGATAACATAGGAGGGGTAACAATTAGATAACAAGTATCTGAACACAACCTACACATATTCAATTATTAAAAACCACCATCCCTCATGCTTATGTTCAAGGTATTTCTCATCGTCCATCTACCCAATCCCATTGTGCCCCTTCGCATCATAGCAACAAACTCACCGTAGTCAATACGACCATCCTGAAATATAACAAAGACATAATAGTTAGGATTTGGAAAAATGATCAAGCTTCAAAACCATATTATGCAATATCATACTTTGAATTGTAAGACATCCAAGTAACTTTGAATTATTGGAAATCTGTGAAACATGGATAATTGAATTTGCATGATGTACACGTGCATTGTGTATGTATTAAATATCATACATACTACTTATTGAATATGTATCAAGTAAATTTTCTagctatttaatttttaaatagttATTAAATAGACTGGCTTATTTTGGGATACTTGGCTAGTTCATGAATACATTAAGTTTGTCTTTCTAAAATGTTGGAACTTCTGGTTACAGATGATATGGATATCTGACTAGAGATATTGTTTAGCATGTAATTGATATTAATAAACCAAAAAAACACCCATCATTTATCACAAATTCTTGTTATCTTTTCCATTTTCTTGTAGTAGTCTACAGTCTAGACCTTGGTTAACACAAAACATTTAGAATATCAAGCTTCAAAATTGCAGGAAGTCTTTGCCGTAacacaaaacaaagaaaaaatattCTCATGTCTGGTCGATGTACAAGTAGATACTAGATACCACAATAAAGCAAATCTAGTCACTTCTTTTGCTTCTacaagccataatgtcccaactatccGGGATCAACTACATGAATCTTATTCCCACTTAGAGctttatttatagaaatattACTAGTCAAACTAAAAGAaatcaaatataaatttattgtTTCTAATAAAACCTTTTCTCACCCTAGTAATCCTAATTATCTTATCTAACAAGTACGTTTACAGATCTCCTTAGAAAATGCACATAACATTCCAACAGTTTTTCCTcaccttttctttctagtgaaaTTACATCTAATCATACATGAATATAAATGTTCAATCTTTTCTAGTAGCCCCACATGTCAATCTCAACTCTTCGTGTTCACAACATTAATATTCTTAACGTATTGTCTCTAATTGCTCAACATTCCACCTCTTAAGTATTATTGATCTTATAACTATCTTATAAACTTTCATTTTAATCTAAGGGACACATGACAATCTCCAATCCTTCTTTTAGCTCTGGCGAACTGGTAGAAGTCTTTTTCCCAACCTTAGTAtctaacttattataaaagtaGGGACGTCATGGCTTATTGCTTTTGTTGTTATTATCATAATTATTTGTACTTATAGTTATAATGCATCTTCCGAGGTTCTATTCATTTTAAATTCTACCAaaccttagaacatgttcttgttTTATTTACTTCTGGACACATCAATATGTGAAACATTCCTACTAAAGGAAAGTAAAGCTACCATATTTCCATACAAGAAATTACTTACATTATCTTGATCTGCTTCTTTAATAATATCTTCAAGAATAACATCGGTCATGTTATGCTCTTTACAAGCTTGTTGAAGCTCATCAACAGTAATATAACCACTTCCATCTTTGTCAAAATATGAGAAGGCTGCGACTAAATGTTCTTCACGCTCCAGCTTGTTGAGATGTATTGTTGCCGCAATAAATTCACCATAATCAATGGTACCACTGTTGTCCACATCAGCCTGCATATAATTTGGAGTGTCAAAATTAAGCAAGCAAGTATTTCATTTTTCGCACTAAAATTATTATCTTGATGAATTGCATTAAATTTCCATGATCAAGAAGAAATAAAGAAGACATTAATAAATAAATTGTGAGAGTTGTTATACTCAGTGCCTATGAAATGAGATTTGTGCAAAGTCTTAGACCTGGAGAGAGATTCCATCTGAAGCAACATGTACCCTTCGTAGTTATCTTTTTCAGACCCAAGATAGATTTTTTTAAAGTTAAGCTCATATATATTAGGGTTCAGTACAATCTTAATCTAAAAATGTGAAAGAAAGTAGAAGCTAAGAACAATTGATAGATAAAATTCACACTTAACATGGCTAGTTTATATCAAGTCAAACACAACTTATGGCATTAGATCTGTTGCTGCATGACAGAAAAGATTTTCCTGTGCAACCAAATTGCCGTAGGAGAATAGAAGTTCTGCAAAAATAAGCATATGACAGGTCGCAGTTAAAAAAACCACATAATCCTGAATTAggttattaaaaaaattgatcaagcAGTATATTCTGAGGTGTGAGTATGTTTGCTCTGAGCTCAAGCTCCTGTTGTATTATGTAGGTCCTTAATGGAGATTTGGAAACCATTTCATGATTGTACTTGAAACCGTTTCTCAGTGGCAAAATAACTCATTAGTTTTTAACACTAATCATTCAGATGCATATCAAAAAAGTAATTTTGGCGACATAAAAATCAAGAGTAAGTTGACATCACAAAGTTATGAAAAGTAATTTAACACAAAGAAACTTGCTAATCATATTAGATCATGCCCTTTGTCAAATAAAGGCTCAACAAAGACATCTGCCACTTTCAAAGTTTGATAAACTTACAGCTTCCATAAGATCACGGATCTCTGTGTCCTTCAATGTAGAACCATATCGTCTCAATCCTGCTTTGAGCTCATCAAATGTAATTGCACCACTGTTGTCTGTGTCCATTGCTGTGAACATTTCTCTTAATCCAGCAATCTCCTCTTCTGAGAGGCTTTCAGCTATAACCTGATAGGATAAGGAGCAGATGTTCAATAAAAACACCATTAtagacaagaaaaacaaaaaaaatgcacATAAAATATCACATCATGGTGAAGACAAATTTATGTGTTCATTTGTGTAGTAATAACATCTCTTACAACTTGAGCATTACAAACAAGTATCAGTCCTGATAATTCTGCAAAGGCTGTTTAAGTTCATAGATTTACTGACCCGCAAAGCCATCTTCTTTAACTTATTCATAGCTGAAAATTGTTTGAGACGAGAGAGGACAGCTGGATTTAGAGCTCGATCAGAAGCAACTCCCTGCTCACGAATCCAGGGATGAGCTGAAAACAAGGTGAATGGTACAATATGTCAGACAGTAAAATTTACATCTTGCCGGCTACTAAAGTGTTCAACATATAATCTCTCATACCACATTAAATTTTGCTCTTGAGATTTTGACAATGCTCAAAGTTGATCAGAACTGTGACCTTGATGTTAACAGTATTGACCCATGCAGATACCAGAACATgaaataaaggaacaaaataactcCTCTCTTTTGCACATCCAAGTCTCTCTTAAAAACCATGACCTCACACTATTCCACCTTATCTTTATGTATATTGCTCTTACTTAGCAAAGCCATTAGCAGAAATTAGTGCATATCATTAACATCCTTGTTTCCATATATACAAGCCTACAGGAAAACCATTTGTAATTGTTTATAAAGAAGTGTCAAGTTGCATAAAGACAGCATGCATATAAGGGTGTGCACCAGAAAACATATCTAAAAtgtcaataaaatcagacaaataATCAGCAATTCAGATATATAGATAATTATGAATCTCAGTAACTCACAGAGGACTTGATGAGCTGTTAAACGTGCTGAAGGAGGAGAGCATAACATTTTCCTTATTAGATCTTTAGCACTGTCAGAAATCAGAGGCCATGGATCTGAGTCAAAATCAATGACTCCCTTCAGAACAGCATCAAATATTCCTTGCTGTGTTTCTGAAGAAAGAAGATTCAGAATGAGTAATTTGATAATCATGAGATTCAATAAGCATGAGAACATGAGTCATACCAGCCCAAAAGGGTGGCACACCACTTAACAATATGTAGAGTATGACACCCGCAGTCCAGACATCTGCTTCAGGTCCATATTGTTTGCACAGTACTTCAGGAGCAACGTAGTATGGGCTTCCAACCACATCTGTGAATATCTGACCTGGAGATGCAAAGGATCTGAGTTAGTGAAACTCCAGATAAGAATGGCCATGTCGCATCAAGGGACCTGggtgtcaaggattcaattattggGAACAGTCTCTCCCACTTAGGGATACGGCTGCATATATTTGAACCTCCCCGAATCCCCATTTCCAGGATTCTCATAATTGGGTCACCCTATATTTAATCAGGAGATCACTAACCAAGAGAATCACAAGTAGAGTATTCTATCACTTCACCGTCATGATTTAACAAACTCTGAGTTTTATTTGCATCTAGTATGGAACACAAGCCTGACAGTGTGGAATTCACCTTTTCTTAAGTTTGTTtacaattttgtttttcttttggtgCCATAGCAAACCACCCACTGATTTATTTACTATAAAATGATGGATATTTTACTTCCTGGGCCTCGGTTAAATTTTACCATCTTCTCTCTTTGCTTTTATTCATTATAGTGTATTCAAGACAAAATACGAAGCACGCATATTATTAAGCAAGCAAATAAAAGGATTGACAAATAATCAGTAACGTCAGAAAAATCTCCTCTGCTGCCTCAGATGAATGAAGGAAAATTGGACTTATCTTTATGGATACATGGATGCCAGTCAAGAGTCGAGGTAATTACAAGAATGACACAATTTTGATAAACATTAGAAAAGCAAACACAATCGTTGCTTTTCCTAGTGCCTGAAAATCTTTACTACTTTTTTCAGTCATTTGCCCTAAGAATCCCCAAAAAAATTCTCTGTCGACCAGTTacaaaataattataattgatTCTTCCAATGTGTTGCAGCTAGACAGCATTGATTTCACCAATACAAGTTTGAGCAAAGTCTTGCTCAGAAGTAGCAATAGACAACCCACAAATGACACTGTTGCTGCAGTAAGATCAAAATTGGGCATCATCCACTCACATTAAGAGCCAGAAGTAGTAACCCAACTTTTTTTACTGCAGTTTTTAACTTCTGCAAGGCAAATATATGAAGGAAGATTCCAACAAAGGCATAAATAATCTGCACTAATATAAAAAAACTTGAGACACTAAAAAGAATGAACTCTTTGTTTCAATAAAATCTTTGATCAGTCAACTACTGAATCCTTATTTAGTAAATGCTACTACAAGCTCTTAGATTGTAGGATGCGGCAAAGAACAATGGTTGGCATAAATTGAGAAAACAGAAATCCAAAGAATCACACAAGAGGTAGTCCATGCAGCATACCATGAAAAGGGAACACGGCAAGCCAAATAGAACCAATAATTGAAACTACTAAAAAGACTGAACTCTTTGCTTCAATAACATCTTTGATCAGTCAACTATttaatccttaattaattaatacAAGCTCTTAGATTGCAGGATGCAGCAAAGAACAATGGTTGGCATAAGTTGAGAAAACAGATATATCCAAACAATCACGCAAGAGGTAGTTCATGCAGCATACCATGAAAAGGGAACACAGCAAACCAACATAACTTGTCATTCTCACCTGGCTTGAAGAACACGGAGAGGCCAAAATCGATGAGTTTGAGAGACGAATCATCCTCCTTATTGACCAGTAAGAAATTCTCGGGCTTGAGATCCCTATGCATAACCCCTAAAGAATGGCAAGCCTCGACAACCCCAACGATGATCCTGATCAGCTCGGCGGCCTTGCGCTCGCTGTAGTGCCCGCGCTCGATGATCCGGTCGAAGAGCTCGCCGCCGCCGCACAGTTCCATGACGATGTGCACGCAGAGGGAGTCCTCGTAGGCGCCCTTGATGGTGACGATGTTCTTGTGGCCAGAGAGGTGGTGCAGGATCTGGATCTCCCGCCGCACGTCCTCCACGTCCTCCTTAGAGATGAGCTTCCGCTTGGTGATGGACTTGCAGGCGTACTCGGCGCCGGTGGCGAGCTCGGTGCAGAGGTAGGTGGTGCCGAACTGGCCCTGCCCGAGCTTGCGCCCAAGGGCATAGAGGTCGCGGATGTTGGGGGTGGGGTGCCCGAGGACGTGACAGCTGGTGCCGGCGCCGGCGGGGTCGACGCCCCGCCTCATGACGACAGCGACGGCGGTGACCGAGGCGGCGGGGGGGGCGGGCTTGGGGGTGTCGTCGTCGTCGGACGAGGAACTGGTAGAGGAGCAGGAGCGGCGGTTAGATGACGGCTTTGGGTGGGTGGGGTGGTGGTGTCTGCTACCGAAAAACCCTCGGCAGGTATTGCCCATCAAACGAGGTGAAGAGGTCGCATCGATGTTTTCTTTGGCTCTTCTTTTTCTCTCCGCCGATTTCGGGAGCGGATCGCAGAAATTGGAGCAGAACCGGAGCTGATCGTAAGCTGGGAAGCGATGAGATCGTTATCAGACAAGAACAACACGGACGCGAGAAGGGGAAGACGACGAAGTGAGGCGGGCGAAGAACGAGGGAAGGAAGAAGGTGCTGACCGACTCTGCTTccctctaaaaaaaaaaaatccaactaaATGCAAGTAAAAGACAGATAAAGACCTTCCCACGCGCAATCCTTACCCATATTCTCATTCGAGGAGCTTACCTCCCGTGTCACTTGTGAAAAGAAACCTTTTTTCGCTGTCTCCACCATCCGAACCTCTCTCAATAGCCGACGTGCTACTTGCGGGTCCCACCTTTTATCCGGCCAATCATAGAAGAGGAAGGTTGGTCACGTCGGCATTACAAGATGACTTTTCCTCCGCTGTCCTTCGCTGCCATTGCAACTGATCGCGTAATCCACTCGCGTGTCTTATCGGCGTGGGAATAGGAACTTCTCCGGAGAAGATGACGCGGTTTGAGGGGCAGAAAAGAGAGCGGCCAGATACCCACCAAAAGACACACGCAGTGATGGGTGGTAGAGCCCATATTCCCTGAGATCGACGGTTCGGATCGTTTGGGTTTCTTTTGGAGGCTTCACTGCGCGTGAGGAAAAAGAGATCATTCCTCTTCTTGTCATTGGTCCAAGCGATCTTGTGCTCGTGGGCGGCGGATTCGCGTGCCGCGGCCACCTCTTGCACAACTCATCCTCCTCTGGTTCCGCGAGACGACGGAATTGACGCGCAAATCTTCATATGCGCAAGCATCAAGTACATGGTCTAATAGTTCCAGGGAAGACTATTAAATGGATAAGTTTCAAGCTTTCCATGGAAGACTATTATTATGCATGATCTAAACCTTAGTCTCAATCTTAATATATCTTGATTAGTGATACCGTAATTTGGGAAAAATGACTGTTGCTACTATTATTTAAAGGTGCATCGAAGCGTTGACCAAACCAAAATGGATAGAGGTCAGTGTTGAGGTGGTTCAAAAGGCATTAAAATCCGTGAAAGTCAACTGCACCAGTAGTGAGAGACCATAAGTAAGATGAACAGGAGCACTTTAAATGCCCAAGGAAAAAGATCCTCTCGAGAAAATTTTTATGGGAATCATGATCTTAATGGTATCATCAGACGATCTATGCAGAGTAGTAAGTAATTGACTCCTTCCTACTCCTTTCGTTTTTACTTAGGTTGGATAGTCATGCTGGggaaaccatcaaggacaaagtcAAGCACTGTCACATACCTAAgatgataattttaaatcatcCTCAGGTGCACTGCTCGATCAGATTAATCGAGTCAAATATGATCAATAGTTTGGGATTTTAGATAGGTAATATCATTTACGTGGGCTTAATCATTTATGCTAAACAGGGTAAATGATATTACGTGTAACGTCAACAGCTTCCtactatcatcatcatcagcatgaTCTCCTGTGGTAGGTGGTTGTACCCCATGGCAGCACTTTCCGAGCAAGGAAGAGAAGCACAACTTTCCTCTCGAGACGAGCATTGACGGACCACAACCATTATGTATGAACCCGTCACTTTCCAAGAGGATCATGAGGCAGCCATAGAAGAAGGTTGAACCTTGATGAAGGGTGGATCTCAACTACCTTGACGGAGACATGACGCatcctttcttctctctctcacaTTCTGTGTACTCCGCAAGCCTGTGATACTCAGTTTGAAATTGGACCCTGAGATTAATGTTTACTAAGAAAGAGAGTAAATTATGGAGATAGTTTTTAGAAATCGTTTTGGCCCATTAATGTATTTTATAATAAAACAGGTGAGTTTGGCTCCATTAATGAACACCATTGACTTTGAAAGGTGACAATCAACTACTCAAATATGATGTTAGACCAGTCAACACTGACTAATATGATCAGCAGTCTACAGAAGACCATATATTTatttgaaaattaaaataaatattttgcaactacaagaaaataaaattgagTTTTAATAATTATGATAGAGAAAAATTGTGGTAGCTGGGTATCCATCCATCTTGCTGTCATGTTGATAATAGCCAGCCATCAACACCATTTCCCGAGGGAATACAACGTAGCACCTCACTCTCCATGAAGGTTCTTAACTTGTCAACACTGGTTGGTGCATTTGAGTGTAAGATCAACATGCATGGAGAATATTTGGACGGCAGACATTTTGGACCCAACAACCACAACATCATCTAAGACTCCTCTATTACTTCATGTAATTAAATATCCAAGTTCCATGGTACATCAATATATAAGGAAGGACCAGACGTCATGGGGCCAAATTAGTGGTCATCGTCCCCTTTTGCTTTCCTTCCCCTTTACGCTTTAGTGCTAGTGAGGTGAGATTGGCTAAGAAACTGCAACATCACAGATGTGGATCACTGTAAGCTTAGAACATATCGACCAGGGGTCATGCAGGCTAAGCATTACACGGTATAACCAGTAATAAGCTTGGAAATTAAGGACATGTAGCCAATGTGAGGCAGCTTAACAATGGCGGAATCATCACTGAGAGAGTCATCTTCCACTAATGGAACTCTGACTCAGGCGCCCTCCTACAAAAAGTAGCCCCACGAGAGGCAGCTCGATCTCATGTTGAGTGTTCATCACAGGCCACACGAAAGCAGGCTTCTCAGCTGCAGGATTTGGAGGAAGAGCTCCGCCGCCTAGAACCTGGAGAGCCATCCTCATCGATGGCCTCTTTTGATGGTTTGGATGGCAACATGCCAACGCCAACCTCAGCACGCGTTCCATTTGCACCTCATCGTACTCTTCACTCAGCCTCGGGTCCGCTGCAGTCAAGATCCTCCCACTTCCATGTAGATCCCACAACCAGTCCACGATGTAATCTGAACCACCTCCGTCGAACTCAGCCTCCTCGTCGCAGGGTCGAACGTAGTTGTTACCGGGCCTTCGGCCGCAGGCGACCTCCATGGCGAACACACCAAAGGCATACACATCAGTCTCGGGACTCGCCCGGCCGGTGAAGTAACACTCGGGCGCCATGTAACCTCGAGTTCCAGCTACTGCGGTGGTGGAATGGTGGGACTTGTCGTCGCGTTCGATGGCTCGCGCCAGGCCGAAGTCCCCCAGCCGGGCATTGTATTCGTCGTCCAGCATCACGTTGCTCGCCTTGATGTCCCTGTGAAGCACCCTTTTGATGCTTCCGTGGTGGAGGTAGTCCAGAGCGGAGGCCACCCCGGAGATTATCTTGTACCTCGTCGCCCA
Protein-coding sequences here:
- the LOC135605687 gene encoding calcium-dependent protein kinase 26-like, whose protein sequence is MGNTCRGFFGSRHHHPTHPKPSSNRRSCSSTSSSSDDDDTPKPAPPAASVTAVAVVMRRGVDPAGAGTSCHVLGHPTPNIRDLYALGRKLGQGQFGTTYLCTELATGAEYACKSITKRKLISKEDVEDVRREIQILHHLSGHKNIVTIKGAYEDSLCVHIVMELCGGGELFDRIIERGHYSERKAAELIRIIVGVVEACHSLGVMHRDLKPENFLLVNKEDDSSLKLIDFGLSVFFKPGQIFTDVVGSPYYVAPEVLCKQYGPEADVWTAGVILYILLSGVPPFWAETQQGIFDAVLKGVIDFDSDPWPLISDSAKDLIRKMLCSPPSARLTAHQVLSHPWIREQGVASDRALNPAVLSRLKQFSAMNKLKKMALRVIAESLSEEEIAGLREMFTAMDTDNSGAITFDELKAGLRRYGSTLKDTEIRDLMEAADVDNSGTIDYGEFIAATIHLNKLEREEHLVAAFSYFDKDGSGYITVDELQQACKEHNMTDVILEDIIKEADQDNDGRIDYGEFVAMMRRGTMGLGRWTMRNTLNISMRDGGF